A genomic window from Tolypothrix sp. PCC 7910 includes:
- a CDS encoding antitoxin: MSTEYHVKLIQQGDIQTLPIPQELTLSTSEVIIRQEDGKLIIEPYKKKSLLEVFANLDDIDEEFPDVDEGLLPLDDIEL; the protein is encoded by the coding sequence ATGTCTACCGAATATCACGTTAAACTCATTCAACAAGGCGATATTCAAACCTTACCCATTCCCCAAGAATTAACTTTATCAACCTCAGAAGTTATCATCCGCCAAGAAGACGGAAAACTTATCATAGAACCCTATAAGAAAAAATCCCTCCTAGAAGTCTTCGCCAACCTTGATGATATTGACGAAGAATTTCCCGATGTTGATGAAGGACTATTACCGTTAGATGACATTGAACTTTAA
- a CDS encoding glycosyl transferase, with translation MERPILYIAITNHGFGHASRMASVAATIQKLCPDVLLIMVTTAPRWLLECYIEGDFIHRPRAFDLGVIQADSLTMDKAATLNKLREIKQKQNSLVASEVNFIRQNRVHLILADIPFLASVIAKAANIPCWSMSNFGWDFIYRDWGGEFLEIADWISECYSKCDRLYRLPFHEPMSAFPNIIDVGLTGGSPRYAADDLRSSWGITAPVEKTILLTFGGLGVQQLPYDNLHLFPDWQFIVFDQSAPDLPNVVKITDRKYRPVDFMPICGRVVSKPGYGTFAEAIRLEVPIATVTREGFAEAAFLIEGLTNYHQHQILSPTEFFQGTWDFLHQPLLQPKLSQPIAKNGNEAIANAVMQYFSIS, from the coding sequence ATGGAACGCCCAATTTTATACATAGCCATTACTAACCACGGTTTTGGTCATGCTAGTCGCATGGCATCAGTCGCCGCCACTATTCAAAAGTTATGCCCAGACGTGTTGTTAATTATGGTGACTACTGCGCCTCGGTGGTTACTAGAGTGCTATATCGAAGGTGATTTTATCCATCGTCCCAGGGCTTTTGATTTGGGTGTGATCCAAGCAGATAGCTTGACAATGGATAAAGCTGCGACTTTGAACAAATTAAGGGAAATTAAACAGAAGCAGAATTCCCTGGTTGCATCGGAAGTCAATTTTATTCGCCAAAATCGTGTCCATCTTATCTTGGCGGATATCCCCTTTCTCGCCTCTGTAATTGCTAAGGCTGCAAATATCCCCTGCTGGTCAATGAGTAACTTTGGCTGGGATTTTATCTATCGAGATTGGGGTGGAGAATTTTTGGAAATTGCTGACTGGATTAGTGAGTGTTATTCAAAATGCGATCGCCTCTATCGTCTCCCTTTCCATGAACCAATGTCTGCTTTCCCCAATATTATTGATGTGGGTTTAACAGGTGGTTCACCTCGTTACGCTGCTGATGATTTGCGTTCCAGTTGGGGAATTACTGCACCTGTGGAAAAAACTATTCTACTGACTTTCGGCGGCTTAGGTGTGCAGCAGCTTCCCTACGATAACCTACACCTTTTCCCCGATTGGCAATTTATTGTCTTCGATCAATCTGCACCAGATTTACCTAATGTAGTGAAAATTACCGACCGTAAATACCGCCCTGTAGATTTTATGCCTATTTGTGGGCGAGTTGTATCTAAACCCGGTTACGGGACTTTTGCAGAAGCTATTAGATTAGAAGTACCTATTGCTACTGTTACTCGTGAAGGTTTTGCGGAAGCAGCTTTTTTGATAGAAGGGTTGACCAATTATCATCAGCATCAAATCCTCAGTCCAACAGAGTTTTTCCAAGGAACTTGGGATTTTCTGCATCAACCGCTGCTACAACCCAAGTTATCCCAACCAATTGCTAAAAATGGCAATGAAGCGATCGCAAATGCTGTGATGCAATATTTTTCTATTAGTTAG
- a CDS encoding DUF4351 domain-containing protein, with translation MTEELERADNDSPWKEILEAYFPQAIHFFFPETAILLDWERPHEFLDKEFQQIARDAEQGRRYADKLVKVWQIQGEEIWLLIHVEIQAKPEENFAERMFSYNLRIFDKFGKPAISLAILCDADPNWRPNQYNYNYPNTRLNFEFGTVKLLDYQKRWADLEASDNPFATVVMAHLKTQQTSKKPGDRKNWKFSLIRRLYEQGLQERDIRNLYRFIDWVMILPKALEAEFWQEFKQFEQEQTMSYVTTGERIGYERGQQEQAQSLVLRQVKKRVGDLPSEAQERIQSLSLEQLEALGEALLDFTGLEDLLSWLEANPAE, from the coding sequence ATGACTGAGGAATTAGAAAGAGCCGATAATGATTCACCCTGGAAAGAAATATTAGAAGCCTACTTTCCGCAAGCCATACATTTTTTCTTTCCAGAAACCGCCATACTACTTGACTGGGAACGTCCTCATGAATTTTTAGATAAAGAGTTTCAGCAAATAGCGCGTGATGCTGAACAAGGCAGAAGATATGCAGATAAATTAGTCAAAGTTTGGCAAATTCAAGGAGAAGAAATTTGGCTATTAATTCATGTAGAAATTCAAGCCAAACCGGAAGAGAATTTTGCTGAAAGAATGTTTTCTTATAATCTGCGAATATTTGACAAATTTGGCAAACCAGCAATTAGCTTGGCGATTCTGTGCGATGCTGACCCAAATTGGCGACCAAATCAATACAATTATAATTATCCCAATACCAGGCTAAATTTTGAATTTGGCACTGTCAAACTTCTTGATTATCAAAAACGTTGGGCAGATTTAGAAGCTAGCGATAACCCATTTGCAACGGTTGTCATGGCACATTTAAAAACACAGCAGACAAGTAAAAAACCAGGCGATCGCAAAAATTGGAAATTTAGCTTAATCCGTCGATTATACGAACAAGGGCTGCAAGAAAGAGATATTCGTAACCTCTATCGATTTATTGATTGGGTTATGATTTTACCAAAAGCATTGGAAGCGGAGTTTTGGCAAGAATTTAAGCAGTTTGAACAGGAGCAAACTATGAGCTATGTAACAACTGGTGAACGTATTGGCTACGAACGGGGACAACAGGAACAAGCGCAAAGCCTAGTGCTTCGGCAAGTAAAAAAAAGGGTAGGAGATTTACCGTCAGAAGCTCAAGAACGCATTCAATCGCTTTCCCTAGAGCAATTAGAAGCGCTTGGTGAGGCTTTGTTGGACTTTACAGGGCTAGAGGATTTACTTAGCTGGTTGGAAGCAAATCCTGCAGAATAA
- a CDS encoding DUF6679 family protein has protein sequence MLHRKIYQLCCDGREVCVFLRDQQRWIERARIIDIEGDLVTLRYETDEEDEVCSWEEMVRLESIGAVTQKLASVPRGNVEPLLTEDCPEAERIRNHYPDSNAE, from the coding sequence ATGCTACACCGCAAGATTTATCAGTTGTGTTGCGATGGGCGGGAGGTATGTGTATTCTTGCGGGATCAGCAACGCTGGATCGAGCGTGCCCGCATCATTGATATAGAGGGAGATTTAGTGACCCTACGCTATGAAACAGATGAAGAGGATGAAGTTTGTTCTTGGGAAGAGATGGTTCGACTCGAAAGTATTGGTGCTGTAACCCAAAAGTTAGCTTCAGTACCACGCGGCAATGTAGAACCTCTGCTGACCGAAGACTGTCCTGAAGCTGAGCGTATTCGTAACCATTACCCAGATTCAAATGCTGAATAA
- a CDS encoding glycoside hydrolase family 13 protein produces MQIQTPDWVKHAVFYQIFPDRFAKSKQPRKRLLHEARWEDWEAMPTLQGYKGGDLWGIMEGLDYIQDLGINAIYFTPIFQSASNHRYHTHDYYQVDPLLGGNEAFKELLDAAHQRHIKVVLDGVFNHSSRGFFFFHDVLENGPHSPWVNWFKVEGWPVSPYNGEFPANYEGWAGNRALPVFNHDNPEVKEYIMEIAEYWIKFGIDGWRLDVPFEIKTPGFWQEFRDRVKAINPEAYIVGEVWGDSREWLDGTQFDGVMNYLFAGPTIAFAAGDRVVLDQVQSRDYKPYPPLFAAEYAAQIQELLQLYPWEIQLTQLNLLASHDTARLLTISGADVASVELATLLLLTFPGAPSIYYGDEVGLPGAIDPDSRRGFPLEASWNRDILQTHRQLIALRHTYPALRTGDYQVIYAQGALYVFARTLGTEELIIAVNTGTASTNANIDINNLRTQPNKLVYGNAEITWDKQGETQQLSLSLPPRAGCILSVS; encoded by the coding sequence ATGCAAATTCAAACACCAGACTGGGTAAAGCACGCGGTTTTTTACCAAATTTTTCCCGATCGCTTTGCTAAAAGTAAACAGCCTCGCAAACGTTTATTGCATGAGGCCCGGTGGGAAGATTGGGAAGCGATGCCCACACTACAAGGCTACAAAGGTGGCGATTTATGGGGCATTATGGAAGGTTTGGATTACATCCAGGATCTAGGAATTAACGCCATCTACTTCACACCCATCTTTCAATCCGCGAGTAATCACCGCTACCATACCCACGATTATTATCAGGTCGATCCACTGTTAGGGGGCAATGAAGCATTTAAGGAATTATTAGACGCAGCTCATCAGCGCCATATCAAAGTTGTGTTAGATGGAGTATTTAACCACTCCAGCCGCGGCTTTTTCTTTTTTCACGACGTGTTAGAAAATGGCCCTCATTCTCCTTGGGTAAATTGGTTTAAAGTTGAGGGCTGGCCTGTTTCACCTTACAACGGTGAATTTCCTGCCAACTATGAAGGCTGGGCGGGAAATCGGGCTTTACCAGTATTTAACCACGACAACCCCGAAGTCAAAGAATATATTATGGAAATTGCCGAATATTGGATTAAATTCGGCATTGACGGCTGGCGCTTAGATGTGCCGTTTGAAATTAAAACCCCTGGGTTTTGGCAAGAATTTCGCGATCGCGTCAAAGCAATTAATCCCGAAGCTTATATTGTGGGTGAAGTCTGGGGAGATTCCCGCGAGTGGCTAGATGGTACCCAATTTGACGGCGTAATGAATTATCTATTTGCCGGGCCTACCATCGCCTTTGCCGCAGGCGATCGCGTAGTCTTAGATCAAGTGCAAAGCCGTGACTATAAACCATATCCACCTTTATTTGCAGCTGAGTATGCTGCCCAAATTCAGGAACTATTGCAACTGTACCCTTGGGAAATTCAGCTAACACAATTAAACTTGCTAGCCAGTCACGATACCGCCAGATTACTCACAATTTCTGGTGCTGATGTAGCCAGTGTAGAACTAGCAACCCTCCTTTTACTCACATTTCCTGGTGCCCCTAGTATTTACTATGGTGATGAAGTGGGTTTACCTGGTGCTATAGATCCCGATTCTCGCCGTGGCTTTCCTTTAGAAGCTAGCTGGAATCGTGACATTCTTCAAACTCACCGCCAATTAATCGCCCTCCGCCATACTTACCCAGCTTTGCGGACAGGGGATTACCAAGTAATTTATGCCCAAGGCGCACTGTATGTATTTGCTAGAACATTAGGCACAGAAGAATTAATTATTGCTGTTAACACGGGTACAGCATCAACAAACGCAAATATTGACATTAATAATTTGCGTACTCAACCCAACAAGCTGGTATATGGCAATGCTGAAATTACCTGGGATAAACAAGGAGAAACCCAACAGCTTTCCCTATCTCTTCCCCCACGTGCCGGTTGCATCCTCAGCGTCAGTTAA
- a CDS encoding type I restriction endonuclease subunit R: MHTEEKFEDIIERELLQISGYHQGKANDYDADTALFPREIINFIQTTQPTQWERLASTSPSDAEKIIIDSLTKELKSRGMLDVLRNGFKCYGKTLRVAYFQPNTGMNPETLALYEQNRLTITRQVTIKTGRIPDILLSINGLPIATIELKNPFTGQTYQNAIHQYKLYRDPKDPLFAFKQRCLVHFAVDTEEVWMTTKLDNENTYFLPFNKGNDHGAGNPPGDNEEYRTSYFWLEVLQKDSLLDILARFLHVEIKETKIPTATGVNYQKKETLIFPRYHQLDVVRKLISHAKQNKAGHNYLIQHSAGSGKSNSIAWLAHRLANLHDNQDEKIFHTVVVITDRTVLDQQLQNTIYQFEHKAGVVQKIDENTQQLATALSDGVPIIISTIQKFPFITKAIETLAKKGKTIDITTKNKRFAVIVDEAHGSQTGETAAELRKILNKDGIESAIAAQLLEDELEEDNLSDEAKQQLLKEQLTRTKQPNLSYFAFTATPKHKTQLVFDEPGENGQVPFHLYTMRQAIEEGYIKDVLANYTCYKRYCELVRISKDDPNLPRRQAAKAIANFVELHPYNIAQKVEIIIEHFRNHTRHKIGGRAKAMVVTSSREHAVKYKLAFDKYIKDKGYSDIKSLVAFSGSIILDELPGQTFTEVNMNSGIKASEIPDKFASDAYQVLLVANKFQTGFDQPLLHTMFVDKRLDGVQAVQTLSRLNRTTTGKEDTFVLDFVNQPDDIYKAFKPYYEETPVGESADPQQLNDLSYQLYEWQLFSHDDVNQWCEIWFRPKTSLTGSEHKKLNTLLDPIIENYKALPDADKEQFKTQLSGFRNLYLFLAQIIPYQDSELEKLYAYGRFLLKKLPRSLQAPKIDLSGDIELKFYRLEKISEGKIDLTEGQAEPLRGATAVGTRQLDKEVPLSQLIDTLNERFGTNFTVADQLFFEQITETAIANDSIKQAAQVNTKENFAPVLDKHLENLFIERMDGNEKIFMQVMNNEEFKAVVFEKLLSSIYETINNKQFWQ, encoded by the coding sequence ATGCACACCGAAGAGAAATTTGAGGACATTATTGAAAGGGAACTCCTGCAAATCAGTGGCTATCACCAAGGTAAAGCAAACGACTACGACGCAGATACAGCCCTTTTCCCCAGGGAAATCATCAATTTTATCCAAACCACCCAACCTACACAATGGGAACGCCTAGCCAGCACCAGCCCCAGTGATGCTGAGAAAATTATTATAGATAGCCTCACCAAAGAACTCAAAAGCCGAGGAATGCTGGATGTTCTCCGCAATGGCTTCAAATGCTATGGTAAAACCCTGCGAGTTGCTTACTTCCAGCCCAACACAGGGATGAACCCGGAAACCTTGGCACTTTATGAACAAAATCGCCTCACCATCACCCGCCAAGTCACTATCAAAACCGGACGCATTCCCGATATTCTCCTCAGCATCAACGGTTTACCCATCGCCACCATTGAACTGAAAAACCCCTTCACCGGACAAACCTACCAAAACGCTATTCATCAATATAAACTCTACAGAGACCCCAAAGACCCGCTATTTGCTTTTAAACAACGCTGCTTAGTCCACTTCGCCGTAGACACCGAAGAAGTTTGGATGACTACCAAACTAGATAATGAAAATACTTATTTCCTACCCTTCAATAAAGGTAATGATCACGGTGCAGGTAATCCCCCTGGCGATAATGAAGAATATCGCACGAGTTACTTTTGGCTAGAAGTTTTACAAAAAGATAGCCTTTTGGACATCTTGGCGCGTTTTCTCCACGTCGAAATTAAAGAAACCAAAATTCCTACCGCCACTGGCGTTAATTACCAGAAAAAAGAAACCCTAATTTTCCCCCGCTACCATCAACTTGATGTGGTGCGTAAACTCATCAGCCACGCTAAACAAAATAAAGCTGGACATAATTATTTAATTCAGCATTCCGCAGGTTCAGGAAAATCAAATTCTATCGCCTGGTTAGCCCATCGCCTCGCTAACCTCCACGACAACCAAGACGAAAAAATCTTTCATACTGTTGTCGTCATCACGGATCGCACTGTACTGGATCAACAACTGCAAAACACTATTTATCAATTTGAGCATAAAGCCGGAGTTGTCCAGAAAATTGACGAAAACACCCAACAACTGGCCACAGCCCTCAGCGACGGTGTACCGATTATTATTTCGACAATTCAGAAATTCCCTTTCATTACTAAAGCCATTGAGACTTTAGCGAAGAAAGGTAAAACCATAGACATTACTACTAAAAATAAACGCTTTGCGGTCATCGTTGATGAGGCGCATGGTTCCCAAACCGGAGAAACCGCCGCCGAACTCCGCAAAATCTTAAATAAAGATGGTATTGAATCTGCGATCGCCGCCCAATTGCTGGAAGATGAACTTGAGGAAGATAATCTCAGTGATGAAGCTAAACAACAACTCCTCAAAGAACAACTCACCCGCACCAAGCAACCCAACCTCAGCTACTTCGCTTTTACCGCTACTCCCAAACACAAAACCCAACTTGTCTTCGATGAACCAGGAGAAAACGGCCAAGTCCCCTTTCATCTCTACACCATGCGTCAAGCGATTGAGGAAGGCTATATTAAGGACGTTTTAGCAAATTACACCTGCTACAAACGCTATTGCGAACTCGTCCGCATCTCGAAAGATGACCCCAATTTACCCCGTCGCCAAGCAGCTAAGGCGATCGCCAATTTTGTGGAACTTCATCCCTACAATATCGCCCAAAAAGTAGAAATTATCATTGAACATTTCCGCAACCATACCCGCCACAAAATTGGCGGTAGGGCTAAAGCAATGGTTGTCACCAGTTCCCGCGAACACGCAGTTAAATACAAACTGGCTTTTGATAAATATATTAAAGACAAAGGCTATAGCGATATTAAATCCCTTGTTGCTTTCTCCGGTTCTATTATCCTTGATGAGTTACCTGGACAAACATTTACTGAAGTTAACATGAATAGCGGCATCAAAGCTTCCGAAATTCCTGATAAATTTGCTAGCGATGCTTATCAAGTGCTGCTTGTCGCCAACAAATTTCAAACCGGATTTGACCAGCCTTTGCTGCATACTATGTTTGTTGATAAACGACTCGATGGCGTGCAAGCTGTCCAAACTCTCTCTCGCCTCAACCGTACCACTACAGGGAAAGAAGATACCTTTGTTTTAGATTTTGTCAATCAACCCGATGATATCTACAAAGCTTTTAAACCCTACTACGAAGAAACTCCGGTTGGTGAAAGCGCCGACCCGCAACAATTAAATGATTTGTCTTACCAGCTTTACGAATGGCAACTTTTTAGCCACGACGATGTAAACCAGTGGTGTGAAATTTGGTTTCGTCCGAAAACTTCTCTTACAGGTAGCGAACACAAAAAATTAAATACATTACTAGACCCAATTATTGAAAATTATAAAGCTCTCCCAGACGCAGATAAAGAACAATTTAAAACCCAACTTAGCGGCTTCCGCAATCTCTATCTATTCCTGGCTCAGATTATCCCTTATCAAGATTCAGAATTAGAAAAGCTTTATGCTTACGGGCGGTTTCTCCTCAAGAAATTACCCCGCAGTCTCCAAGCTCCTAAAATAGATTTATCTGGGGATATCGAACTAAAATTTTATCGCCTGGAAAAAATCAGCGAAGGGAAAATAGATTTAACCGAAGGACAAGCCGAACCATTACGCGGTGCTACGGCCGTCGGAACTCGTCAGCTAGATAAGGAAGTCCCCCTATCCCAGCTAATCGACACCCTCAACGAACGCTTTGGTACTAATTTTACTGTAGCAGACCAGCTATTTTTTGAGCAGATTACCGAAACTGCGATCGCAAATGATTCCATTAAACAAGCGGCTCAAGTCAATACTAAAGAAAACTTTGCTCCGGTTCTAGACAAGCATCTGGAAAATCTATTTATCGAACGCATGGACGGTAACGAAAAAATCTTCATGCAAGTGATGAACAATGAAGAATTTAAGGCAGTTGTGTTTGAAAAATTATTATCTAGTATTTATGAGACTATCAACAATAAACAATTTTGGCAGTAA
- a CDS encoding Nif3-like dinuclear metal center hexameric protein produces the protein MRIADLITWFEEWANPAWCESWDNCGWQVEPGILQEPARVLVCLTPTLAVMQEAIAKNANLIFAHHPLIFSPPKFFRIGEAIADMVRLAFLHNIGIYSAHTNFDQVQDGTADVLAQILELQDSTPIVPTQNGLGYGRVGNLQPVMTLEKLLTVIHKQLAPKSLIVSPTADLHQEISRVAVLGGSGASYISAVVKTNAQAYLTSDCKFHQFQESRDRSLILIDAGHYATERPACDRLTQKLRSLNLDWVELSQQDEDFRLFFP, from the coding sequence ATGAGAATTGCTGACTTAATTACTTGGTTTGAAGAATGGGCAAATCCTGCTTGGTGCGAAAGTTGGGATAATTGTGGTTGGCAGGTTGAACCTGGGATTTTACAAGAACCCGCTAGGGTTTTGGTATGTTTAACGCCTACTTTGGCGGTGATGCAAGAAGCGATCGCTAAAAATGCTAATCTGATTTTTGCCCATCATCCCCTAATTTTTAGCCCGCCTAAGTTTTTTCGCATTGGAGAAGCGATCGCGGATATGGTGCGATTAGCTTTTCTACATAATATTGGCATTTACAGCGCCCATACTAATTTTGATCAAGTACAGGATGGGACTGCTGATGTTTTGGCTCAAATTCTCGAACTCCAAGATTCAACCCCTATCGTTCCTACGCAAAATGGTTTAGGGTATGGTCGAGTGGGAAATCTTCAGCCTGTCATGACGTTAGAAAAATTACTGACAGTAATCCACAAGCAACTTGCTCCCAAAAGCTTGATTGTCTCCCCAACTGCTGATTTACACCAAGAAATTTCCCGTGTGGCGGTTTTGGGGGGTTCGGGTGCTAGCTATATTTCGGCTGTGGTGAAAACTAATGCCCAAGCTTATCTCACTTCCGATTGTAAATTTCATCAATTTCAAGAAAGTCGCGATCGCAGTCTCATTTTAATTGATGCGGGACATTACGCCACTGAACGCCCAGCTTGTGATCGCTTGACCCAGAAATTACGGTCTTTGAATCTCGATTGGGTAGAGTTAAGCCAACAAGATGAGGATTTCCGTCTATTTTTTCCTTAA
- a CDS encoding secondary thiamine-phosphate synthase enzyme YjbQ: MTHYQKLLRVSTTGKSFQNITSKIEAIVAESGVETGLCTLFLRHTSASLVIQENADPDVLVDLANFMAKLVPESGKYIHDAEGPDDMPAHIRSALTHTSEHIPINRGHLVLGTWQGIYVWEHRQRSHVRELVVHISG; encoded by the coding sequence GTGACTCATTACCAAAAGCTACTTAGAGTTTCCACTACTGGCAAGTCTTTTCAAAATATCACCTCAAAAATTGAAGCGATTGTTGCTGAGTCGGGTGTGGAAACTGGTCTTTGTACTTTATTTTTACGCCACACTTCCGCTAGTTTAGTGATTCAAGAAAATGCTGACCCTGATGTGCTGGTGGATCTGGCGAATTTTATGGCGAAACTTGTACCAGAATCAGGCAAGTACATTCATGATGCGGAAGGGCCTGATGATATGCCGGCGCATATCCGTTCCGCTTTGACTCACACTTCAGAACATATCCCCATTAATCGCGGTCATTTGGTTTTGGGGACTTGGCAAGGTATTTATGTTTGGGAACATCGTCAGCGCAGTCATGTGAGAGAATTAGTGGTTCACATCTCTGGATAG
- a CDS encoding type II toxin-antitoxin system VapC family toxin, producing the protein MYYSYLLDTNTLSDFIKHPTGKIFSKIQEVGEDKICTSIIVACELQFGAEKKNSLRLKERITLALDMIPVLSLTSNVDYHYAKIRTYLESQGTPISSNDLLIAAHTLNLNLTLVTNNVREFSRVPDLKVENWLNPN; encoded by the coding sequence ATGTACTACTCTTATTTACTCGACACCAATACACTATCGGACTTCATTAAACATCCAACAGGTAAAATTTTTTCTAAAATTCAAGAAGTTGGGGAAGACAAAATTTGTACCAGTATCATTGTTGCTTGTGAACTCCAATTTGGCGCAGAAAAAAAGAACTCACTGAGATTGAAAGAGCGCATTACCTTGGCTTTAGACATGATTCCTGTATTATCATTAACAAGCAACGTAGATTATCATTACGCTAAAATTCGTACTTATTTAGAAAGTCAAGGAACGCCCATAAGTAGTAATGATTTATTAATTGCTGCTCATACACTCAATCTAAATCTAACTTTAGTTACAAACAATGTCCGTGAATTTTCCCGCGTACCCGATTTAAAAGTAGAAAACTGGCTGAACCCAAATTAA
- a CDS encoding membrane protein, with amino-acid sequence MDVKLILVGLTVIFTVSCLFFGTKNGFYDSDNYHGNGSAH; translated from the coding sequence ATGGACGTAAAGCTAATTTTGGTGGGATTAACAGTCATATTTACGGTTTCGTGCTTGTTTTTTGGCACAAAAAACGGCTTTTATGATTCCGATAACTATCACGGTAATGGCTCAGCACATTAA
- a CDS encoding MBL fold metallo-hydrolase — MKDNLSSSRIGAGEETTELECLPYSVQHNDEGVCLLVRMGPYRILLDCGLGDISSLVKGLKNSARQRQLPLPADLVLISHAHPDHARGLLELHKAFPHLPIYASEVTSKLLSLNWLDQDLKSIPQFCQALPLRSPVEFKEGLVAELFPAGHLPGAVAILLTYTSQRRSYRLLYTGDFFLSNSRLVEGLRLEELRGLDLDALIIEGTYGTSRHPHRRNQENQLAERIHRAIAERCSVLLPTPALGLGQELLMLLRSHHHFTGRDLDIWVDGAVATGCDAYLELLPHLPSSVQNFARHQPLFWDERVRPRVRRLQAEHRPNIGKSPCIVLTDSTADLSQYCQADTGPWLILLPEKIDIKTKKQYPAPTTIESYLLAQHSDGPGTTQLIHNLRPQHVVFVHGSPAYLADLTGLEELQNRYHLHSPAAGVLVELPIGDTFLQPAAPETNYEGELTELGSGITITLPETITTDPRWRQFADTGLIEARWQGEEIVLRGLPQRELLNQNSDRFTWTDIECCGTCRYQRGQRCWNPNSPLYNFKVTLEGYCPAYEPLNEND, encoded by the coding sequence ATGAAGGATAATCTTTCGTCCTCTCGGATTGGTGCTGGGGAGGAAACTACCGAATTAGAATGTTTGCCTTATAGCGTCCAGCATAATGATGAGGGCGTATGTTTACTGGTACGGATGGGCCCGTACCGCATCTTGCTGGATTGTGGCTTGGGAGATATTTCATCGCTGGTGAAGGGGTTGAAAAATTCAGCGCGTCAACGCCAATTACCCCTACCAGCAGATTTAGTTTTAATTAGTCACGCCCACCCCGATCACGCTAGAGGCTTACTGGAACTGCATAAAGCTTTTCCACATTTACCCATCTACGCCAGCGAAGTAACCAGCAAGTTACTATCATTAAACTGGTTAGACCAAGATTTAAAGTCAATTCCCCAGTTTTGTCAGGCGTTACCGTTGCGATCGCCTGTGGAATTTAAAGAGGGACTCGTCGCCGAGTTATTTCCCGCCGGACATTTACCTGGGGCGGTAGCAATTTTACTTACCTATACAAGCCAACGGCGTAGCTACAGACTACTTTACACAGGCGACTTTTTCCTTTCTAACTCGCGGTTGGTGGAAGGATTGCGGTTAGAAGAATTACGGGGATTAGACTTAGATGCTCTCATTATTGAAGGTACCTATGGCACCTCCCGCCATCCCCACCGCCGCAACCAAGAAAATCAACTAGCAGAACGCATTCATCGCGCGATCGCGGAACGTTGTTCTGTGCTGCTTCCCACACCAGCATTAGGTTTGGGACAAGAACTATTAATGCTGTTACGCAGCCATCACCACTTTACAGGTAGAGATTTAGATATTTGGGTTGACGGTGCTGTCGCCACAGGCTGCGATGCTTATCTCGAACTTTTACCTCACCTACCTTCCTCAGTCCAAAACTTCGCCCGTCATCAACCTCTATTTTGGGATGAGAGAGTACGCCCCCGCGTGCGGCGTTTACAAGCAGAACATCGCCCCAATATTGGCAAATCTCCTTGTATTGTCCTCACAGATTCCACCGCCGATTTGAGCCAATATTGCCAAGCCGACACAGGCCCCTGGTTAATTTTGCTGCCAGAAAAAATAGATATAAAAACTAAAAAACAATATCCTGCGCCTACCACTATTGAAAGCTATCTCCTCGCCCAGCATAGTGATGGGCCAGGTACTACCCAGCTAATTCATAATTTAAGACCACAACACGTAGTTTTTGTTCACGGTTCCCCCGCCTACCTAGCAGATTTAACAGGGTTAGAAGAGTTGCAAAACCGCTACCACCTGCATTCTCCAGCCGCGGGTGTTTTAGTAGAACTGCCCATAGGCGACACATTTTTACAACCAGCCGCCCCAGAAACAAATTATGAAGGCGAACTGACAGAATTGGGGAGTGGAATTACCATCACCCTACCAGAAACAATTACAACAGACCCCCGTTGGCGACAATTTGCCGACACAGGCTTAATCGAAGCCCGTTGGCAAGGGGAAGAAATCGTATTAAGAGGTTTACCCCAAAGAGAACTACTCAATCAAAATAGCGATCGCTTTACCTGGACAGATATAGAATGCTGCGGAACCTGCCGATATCAAAGGGGCCAACGCTGCTGGAATCCCAATTCCCCCTTGTATAACTTCAAGGTAACTCTAGAAGGTTATTGTCCCGCCTATGAACCGTTGAATGAAAATGACTAG